CCATATTAGTTGttaaaaaaactgaaaagatTAGCCATCAAGTCCAAACACACTTATCCAAAAGACAAGCATTCATAGATCTGGAGATTTCAAATGTTAACTTCATTTACCTGATACACGCAGAAACCATATCCTTTTGAGTTTCCTGTGTCTTTATCCTTAACAAGATCAAACCCACGAAGAGGTCTGTGACAGGCCGAGTGCACCATTTGAAATTTAATTGATTACAGGGTTAGACCTATGGGTGGAAAAGGGATAGGAAGAAAAAACGACGAGGTTTTAACAAGAAAATTGCATACACGGGTAGTAATTTAAGCCCCATACCCAAAAGTCTGCAGCAATTCCCTAATCTGCACTTCAGTAAAGTAGTATGGTAGCCCACCAACAAAAATACGGTCAGGTCCCTCTGCTCCACCAATTACACTGCGATCAGATCCCGAATTAGCACACCAAAGGTAACCTCTTCAACTCAATGTTACAACATATCCATTTACATAGAAAATATAAAGTGCGTGTGTCCAAAATGAGTTAACTAATAGAGCCAGCATACCCTGGTGTAAGCCCAGCAGCCGCTAAGTTAAGGTGAGGACTTGGTTGGCTAGGACCAAGTGCTGCAGCTAATGCAGGGTTGTAGTCTGTAGGCCTTCGCACCCTCACAGCAACCCCCTTGTATGATCACAAGAAGCATGTCAAATGAGGAATATGTCATCTAGCACTGTCATTTGAGTCAATACACAGTGCAGTTCAAATAACTACATCTTCTCATTTGTTTACTGCATATTCTTCTTATTACATTCtcacattcatttttttcattttcaactaCTAAAGTAACCATTCCCcttatgaaaataaataggaaaaaaaaaaagagagcaaGTTTCAGATTGGCATGCCTCAAATATAATCCCATCTAATGCCATTGCATTACTTGCTTCTTCAACAGTTCTCATCTCCACAAATGCAAACTTCTTTTCATGATTAATGTAGACATTGACTACTGCATCACCTACAAATTTGGATTATGCAAAACAATTGAATAAAACAAGTGAAAAATACATATCCACTATCTGCTAGAAAGTTGAATACTGAACCGTGCATTGCACAAAAAAACAGATGGGAAATGTTTTTGGTTACATGACTACCTTGACCAGCAGAATTTCCACCAATTGCAGCCATGATTTGGCTAAAGAAAGTTGCAATTGTctgttcaaaaaataaaaaattatttcagagaaactctcaaaacaattattttgaTGGATACAATGTATAAGAGGTGAAAATTGGAAAAGAAGTAACTGCAGCCATGTGACCATGGAACTAACAAGTTATCTAATACATTAGCAACATCAGGGATCCTGCAAATGTAGATGAATTACCATTCTCACCATAACATGTTTATGGAAATAAATGATTGTGAGTAAATAAACAAATGTAAATAAAGAGTCCAAGAGAAAAGAggggaaagaaaagaataatctTTGAGTTCTAAGAACCAAAATGgcaatatcttttttttatataaaaaagatatttatattaatgAGAATAGGTATAGCACAAGTACACCCGGGGTATACACGAGTTTACACCTACCTAAGAGGAAGagatagaaacaagaaaatcatgaaaatttaaACCATTACAATCCAAAAGTAagaggtaaattttattgaagtgaatgaaataggcatagcctatGTACACGGGGACTATATAGAAGAAAcgcctaaatacattctaaaagcgctaaattaaagataaaaagtcATGAATATTGGTTCCATTAAGcacaatggctgaaaaccagAGCAGTAGCGTgtgtaagaaaaaattctgaagCTCCGCCATAGTGCACTCCCTATCTTTGAAGCACCGCGCATTCCGTTccaaccaaatgcaccacaaCAGTATCATCTTCCATTACAATCTACAACACTTGCCCATAAGAACAAAGTTTTAACAAGGAACAACCAAATCTCCTCCAACGTTCGCTCCTTATCTTTAAAAATCCGATCGTTTCGTTCCTTTCATAGGCACCAAAGAATACGcataggaaccatcttccacacggCTGAGATTGGTGGAATTCCGTCCAAATTCTTCCAACTGGCCAAAAGCTCAACCACCGTCGCAGGCATAACCCAGGCCAACTCCAACCTTATAAAGACATCATGCCATAGTGATCTAGCAACCTCACAATGCAGTAGAAGATGATCTACAGGCTCACCATTCTttctgcacatacaacaccaatccacaACAATCACCCAAAGTTTTTGTAGATTATCCATAGGCAAAATCTTTCCCAGTGAAGCTGTCCAAGTGAAAAAGTTTGCCTTAAGAGGCGCCTTGTTTCTCCAAATACTTCTCCATGGAAACTATTATGTTGCGCATTGATGAGGGTCTTACAGAAGAAGCGGACAGAGAAAGCACCTTTTCTAGTGGGTGTCCACAACAACTTATCAATTCCCTGCGTGCTCAATCTCATGGCATACAAGGTTCTGAAAAAGTCAGCAAAACTGTCAATTTCCCAATCATGAGCCACCCTCATAAAATTCACATTCCATTGGATTGAGCCACTAGACATCTCCATGAGATCCACAACAGACGCTTCTTGTTCACACGCAATCCTGAAAATTGTAGGAAATATGTCCTCAAGAGCTCGATCTCCACACCATAGATCAtgccagaattttattttagatccaTCACCCATCACAATTCTAGTATGTCGAGCAAACACCCCCCAAACTCTTCGTATGTGCTTTCAAACTCCCACACTCCATGCACCCATTGTACCTCCCACACTtcgtattttattatattttgaaatgaaatgaaacacttttacTATGCAAACGGTTCCTTAAACTCATCCCCCAACCTACTCCAAAGGAAATCACGTTGGAGTTCTCAATTCAAATCGCCACACTAGCCGGGATTTGAATCAAAGATAAGAAGTGAGTGGGTAAATTGGACAGCGTGCTCTTGATTAGGGTGGTCCTACCACCTTTTCACAAATACAATTGCTTGGAACCTGCCAATCTGCATtcaatcttttctatcactTCATCCCATATAGATTTAGCCCTAAAAGAAGCCCCCAAAGGAAGGCCAAGGTATTTCATGGGATGTGAGGAGACCTTGCATCCAAGAATGTTGGCCAACCGCCGGTGGTTACGAACGTTTCCAACTAGGCCAAGCTCTGATTTGTTTCTCTTTCAGCCACTTATTTTTTTGtcagtttgtttttctttcatttttttgaagTGGACTGATAGGTCAGAAATAAAATTTAGGTAACATCTTTTATGGTAATATCTTGGGTTAATTGATGGTTCTTCATCAGCTAAAAGATGAATGCAATATATACGTACAAAATTTCTCAGATAAgagcaaaacaaaactaaaagcACAGGTCAAAGCTTAAACTCAAAGTCACAAAATATTGAAGAATAAAGGGAGTAAAGAAGGATATATAAAGAACCAAGATACCATGCATAACAGAAAACATGACAAACTGGGAAACAGAAGCCTCAACAATGCCTGAGAAAGTTGATCACAAGGCAAAagacagaaaataaataaataaaaacctgCTCATTGGCCAGGGGGGGAAGCCCACCAACATATACTCGTCGAGCATGTCTTGTAGCCTGTAAGAACGAAATACACCAGAAAAATTCCATGAGAAATCCTCACTGATATAGCATAACTGGAGGGAAGAGGGCCTTAAACATTTACCTGCTGGGTCATGGCTTGGGCTGGCATTAGAGGAAGAGCTCCCAGctgtaatatataaatgatatataatttagagataaaaaataatcacaaaccatgcagaagaaataaaagacCGATGCTTGCAAAAACACATACCTGTGTCCCAAAAGGTAACATGTTATGTATCATTCCTGGCATTGATTGAGAAACAACTGGTGGTTGAACTACATTATTGCCAGAAAAGAAGCAAGTAAATACTGAAGAATGACTAATGTAGATGACAGATTAAATTTCGTTGCAAGACGTTTTTTAGAAGTAACACAACTAAAAGCCAATACTCTGCATCTCATAATAAATAGGACAAGAAAAGAAACCTACCATACCTAAATATACCATCAAACAACAAAGTAAGAAATGAAATCCCTCATTGCTGATGATATGGAAATATTTGTGGTCTACCAAATGGCAACTGTTGCCGGTGGAAGGCGAACAACATCCAGCTAATTGGTGCATTGGTTCTCCATTGAACATAAGCTCTACGGCTGTCACGTCGTGTGGTAGCACAGTGGGACATGGAGTCCAACATTGCCTTCCACACCACAATCACGAAACGCAAACAAAAGACCACACACAACAGCCAAAGAACACAATTATGGTTCTCAGTTTCCATAGTAAATTATTagaaaatcatttaataaaaaggCCACAAACAAGTCTAAACTACAGACAAGTGCAGCGAAtactgcaaaatgaaaatgcaaCGAGAATCTTAACAAAAAGGCCTGCTATACATTACTATTTGATAGGATTCAGTATTTGTACTTAAAAGAGTTTAGATGCAAACCTGGAACAGCTGCACCAGGTAGCACAGAAGCAGCGGGTGGTGCCATGTCAAAACCACTTGTCCTTTTGCTGAAGACATAAATGACAGTCAGCAAGACAGCAGGAAGTGATACAGTCATAGGCCCAAATTAAACAACAGCTTTTCCAAAATTCAACAGACCTTAAAAACACACAAGACTCAACAAAAGCTAGTAATGGGGGGATCAGGCTAGGACAATTAATGAGGCAGAGATGCCAAGAAAACTCACAAATAAAGCATTTTATGTACATTCTCAGGAATATAATTCATGGAAGGGCATGCACATGGACAGCAGGGAGGGGAGAAGAGTGAGAGCGAATAAATTATCCAGTGCACTTTCCAGACTCTTAGGGTGTAACATACAAACCTAGAATAAGACTTCAGTTTTAATTtagttagaatttatttatttatgttattattttatttattcattttattatttacttatttatcttcagttgcttataattatttatttgttaaatgaGATAATAAACCAGATTAGTTAGGGTTTTAAAGTAGGTTCCTTTATCTTGTATTCTTTGTTATTATCGGATAggtttaaaattcttttaaaaaagattctTAGATCAGAACAACACTCAAATCAGATCCTATCTAAACTCATGAAGACCCACGTAAATAAGAAACCCTTCTCCATAAAATCCCACAATACACTCAGACTCTTCACACAAAAATCTGGGTTACACGGTTTGAAGAAAACTCACGCTTAAGGACTGTTTTTCCTGCACCCTCAGCCAACCACCAGGATGCCAGAGAACCACCATTAGCCACAGAAATCGCCGGCCAATTCACCTCCGACAAACCCACTCCTTTCCAGTAAGCCCACGAAGgaatcttctctctccctccattCCTTGTTTCGGTATtacagactctctctctctctctctctctctctctctctctctctctctctctctctctctctctctctctctctctctctctctctctctctctctctctctctctctctactgtaTCACACCATCTTTCCAAGAAGGCCAATGGCATCGCTGGTCACTCCCAGCCACCCAAAGCCATCATTGCCTCAGCTTCCTCTCGGTAAACATCTCACGGCCATTTGTTTCTGTCTTTATTTTGGGTTTCAGACTTCCAGTGTTGCGCATGGGAGCCACTTCCGGTAACTTTAGTgcttcattttaattgttttgttcCAGACTTCCCAAAAAGCCTCTTCATTGCTTCCATAATTACTTGTAAACCCTTTGACCCTTAGCTTATACCCTCCTGAACGTAACCAGATTCTTTTATTACTATAGCCTTTGAGCTTTAAGCCTTTTAACCAAGAGTTTTCCTTTTAAGGGTGTTGggcctagtttttttttataataaacctATTAGACTTAGTTTTTAACTGGGCTTGTTTAATTTGGGTAGGCTTGTTTTACTgttctatttttagaaaatatttattatttaaagcaggttgttttttttataaattagcattctgttttacttaaataaatatattagtcagacttgtttttatggaaaacatttAAGGGCTTTTAAGCATACCTTTAAAGTATTCTATTATATTGTTCAGCTTATTATCATAGTTCATATTCCAATTAACCTTTAACtagtttttattataaaattattaagttatttGCTTGCACGAATATTAAGTATTatgatatgagttttggaatgatattagcttatgtaatctttttatttgaatatttattaaattatctctatgttaatattttaagtaattagattactACGGCACGTTTTATAGAAAGTTTAGTAACGTCTAGCACCTTGTATAGGTCATGAGTTACGAAGTGAGTTTTcggaagcagcgctaagaggtaaatagtatgatcatataaatgtatgtgtaatgtaaatattataactgggtatgataatatgatatggttttgatggttatctacgttgcgctaagagccaagtcaaggttagattgctttcacgaacttctatgaattacaatgatttacatgaaagtaagcctatatatGTATGCTattatggattgttgattgatggattgaatgttactaaaatcacatggaagtcatgatatgatcatataataatttaagataagtATGCTTTGAATTAAAGtagccagatcatgcatgcttcattcatgtagtacttagaccatgtatgccatgtattgttcatgcaataacttaagtcaagtttgccatgtaataaatagccagatcatgtatgacatgttcatgtagttctcagatcatgcatgccatgaaatttcaaaaaatgattaaatcatgttaggccatgtcatgctatgctataccatgtacaagaatatatcatgttatgccatgccatgtacaagaatatgccatgctagaaaagtctatgaagtccaagaaaattagcatgcattaagaaagataaacatttttaaggtaacacggacccaagcgtgtttaccacaagttatgctaagacggtaccacggactcaagcgtggttaccacaagttaagtgaaacacggactcaagcgtgtttcactccatgtcatgcaagaTAAGTGgaacatggactcaagcgtgtttcactccctGTTAtacaagataagtgaaacacggactcaagcatatttcactccatgttatgcaagttaagtgaaacacgaacTCAAGtatgtttcactacatgacaagttatgtgctgccatggactcaagcgtggttcaccatgaaattagtataattcaagataaacaagttactcatgcattcacgcttcatgtttgccatgattatgaatgtttccgctcatgttaatctaagaatgttatatgaaagttatgataaggctttaaaaatcaaatttatgctaagctagatggtattttacggtatgatgtactatttactgagtattcgactcattttttgttgttgtttgtctttttgttttcttctatgttgattgtCACAGATGGCGATTATGATGATGAGAGttggatggccaggagtagtTTTAGAATGACgagatgaataagtgtcatttacacaaggattaagttttcttttatgtcatttcaataactagtcttgtttaagactagctcatgttttgctttattcagtttcaagtttcaagactatttatatcctttcaattaagtttttttttttcaataaatgaggtatttcagagtaatgagtctctttaccgggcatttTGTCATGTatgttagtaacgtctctatcctaggggaacggggtgttacataGGGTGTGCCAATGAGAGAATTTCCATGGTGAAGCTTGTGAGGAAAAAATCTTCTTGGGATGTTATTGAGAAATTATTTGCCTCTTTACTTctgttaataaaaatttttcttataaaaaaaataaagaaattataaaggTTTGAGAATTATGTATGGTGGGAAGAAAGTAAAGTGTAAACTAGAACTTCAGAGATTATAAACCAATCAGTAGTATATTTTCACGTGTAACATACAAAAGTAGCTCATTAGttttaaacttctaaaaaaaCCATTTCCTCAATCAAAGAAGATCTAGAGGCGGTTGGCACGAACAGGCAGTAACCACACTCATCCTTTTTTCCCTTATCCACTAGCTTGATAGATAAACTAGTACTTTGAGAGgccgtttggattgagaaacactctcatctcatctcatctcatcattacttacttttccaaattcctatataaaatataataaacaattgaactttttcaaatcccaattcaaccttttcaaatctcagaacaataataatattaaaaaataatattataataatattttattcaactttcaacttccatctaaaatcatctcatctaatctcactatccaaacaacctCTGAATTCAAATTGAATAGGAAATAAGTGAGATGCTTAGGAATAGGAATTCTTCCTAACTAGGCCAAGCAAGGGATAAGTAGTTAATGTCTTTTCATCACTTCCTTGTGTCGCTAAACTCACATATATAGGCGacactcttgtatatgtcccatataCTCGGGCCTTTGTCTACTTTattctcaataaaattttgtttatcgataccaaaaaaaaaaaaaaaaaggtagttcTACATTGGATGCATCAGTTTATTAAGGATACAGAGAGattccttataaaaaaaaggagagaaagattCACAGAATAATCAGAAAGGAGAGCAACATCAATAGTTAATTGGAGAAAACTGAAGCAGaacaagaaaataatctgaaaaaTCCAACAATGATGTTGCATACCTTTCTGAATGAGAACGGGAACGAGAGTGCGATCTAGATTCATTCCTAGATCCATCCCTGGAACGGGAACGCGATCTACGTCTATGCCTCCTTTCTCTTTCTCGATCAGAATAATGGTTTCTACAACAGGGAAGTGTGATATTTGCAAATAAGAATACAGATTTCAGAACAAGTTTAACTTTGTTTTAATAAGGAATCAAAGACTTTATTAATCATTGCAAAGGGTGTAGCTCAAGTACACAGGATAAATGCATGAGGAACAACTAGTTAGGAACTGAAAaagagacaaaaataaaaaataaaaaattatgagcAATATGTTCCGATGAGCAACATTGGTCAAGAAATGACGACAAGATACAATAACTTATATGTTGTGTAACTAACAATGGCAAACTTGTGATATGCCTTAAATGAACAAAATCAGAGGGAATATAGTACCTGTTATAATGGCCACTTTGATGGCGGTCATAATCATCATACTTGCCACCTCTGTTATCATCTTTTGAACTTCTATCCTTGTAGTTCCTGTGATGGCGatcttcatctttttccctaTACTGATTTTTATCTCTGATCCTTGATCTCTCATGATCTGATCCACGTGAATTGTGCTGAAAGTAATTTCACACTAGTCAGTCATTTGACCAACAATCGTAATAAAAGACTACTAAGCAAGGGATATAAAATATGGAGAATATGTGTCCAGCTGGAACACTGTCATCACAGATTCACAAatgaccaccaccaccacaacaaAGCAAGAAAACTTGCAAAAATCTTAGATCACGAGGACCAATTGGATACAAATCACTttccatgaaaaatacatagaaGTGATTGATTTAATAATCTGATCAGGCATCCCGAAGAAAATGAACCATTCCTCATTGCTTTGCACAGCAAGTCATGTGTGCTTTATTTCTGCTTCCGTATATACTTGCATATGAGGGTATTATATGTCTAACCATTGCCATATGGACGCAGCAAAGACGGCATACGCGGTCTTCACAAGTGCACAGGCACGCGCACATACATATGCAAATCAATTCACCATCTAGGCCTAATTTTTTGCTCAGTTGAGAAAAGTTAAACCCTCAAACGCTAGTTAATTTCCTTTCATAGAATCAGATTCGAAACCAGCATCTGTTTACGCTCACCTCCCAGATTATCAGAGAAACCAAAATCATACACGGAAACATCTGCCGAAAAATTATAACCACACGAGACAAAACATATACCATCGAAAAACagtgccaaaaataaaaattgtactTAGGATCATATGCTATGCTAGAACCtcggggaaaaaaaagaagaagaagaagaagaagaagaagttataACGTTACACAGAGTTAAGCAATaggataggaaaaaaaaaataacattggaCGGTTGGAATAGAAGGACCTTCTGATACGAGTCGCGGGCATCTAGGCCTCCGGGCTCGGATCCTTCGTTCTCAGGCGAGGCGTAATCGGACATTGTAGCTCAGTATTGAAACCCTAATCCTCGCAAACGCACTTCTGAGCTAGACAGCTGAGGAACTCGATCGCGTGTCCGTTTTGCTCAGGCAGCAGGAAATTAATGAGATGGGCTTCCCACGAAGGCCCAAGTAATTTGGACTCGACATTTtcccaattattattattattctgcaatatatttagaattttactacatataaacatagttgcgcactaatctgtgtaccaatactaatttattcatacttaaaatttaaattaatactgttttcaataaaatctactttttgaccaattacatcatattggtgcacagattagtgcacaattgtgcttgcaattatatttttccatatatttaCGAATGTACCTCAACCGAAGCAAAAATCCTGTTCGGACCGAAGCAAAAAACAAaggccaaaataaataaataaatatttttttatcattcatttttttatcttcctctgatcatttcataatatgatattaaattataaatttataaataaaatataataaatagtctctaattatctaatatcacatcatgaaatgatgaaaggatgatgaataacattacttaacaaaaaaaatagaggcATCCACTAAGcaaagagtaatattacatataatcgtAGAGTGTGCAAACGTcacgcaatcgttttgaaaaagaatgggaTCTACGAtttaaaagttaattttttttatatgagtcccttaatatttcattttttcaaagaaactgTATGGTACTTGAACAATtacgattgtaaatatcatttatctaaaTCTAATTTATGTCCAAAATTCGTGTTAAAGAATagactaataaaaaaattgagatattTCAAATTCTTATTCGAGTGTTAAAATATCTGAGTGAGAGACACACAAAAAATGAGttctatataatttattatagttCATATAAATGTTTAGAAtatcattaaataattaataaattttagaaattttatttaatatatttattatttatatacatcCTAATCCTTGAACTCAGATAAGAATTTATCTGAATTTGAGTGAATGTTTTAAGGAAAAGCCTAAACATCCCCAGGTGCGTTCCCGTTGCGTCTCCGTTGCCTAGATGGCTTGATGatgtaaacgacgccgtttacaTTTTAGAATCTCATCGGTCAAACTAAAGCTTTCCTTTCCCGTGGTCTGTGTTTTCTCTCACCCATCTCTTCTCTCTCGTCCCTCTCACCCATCTCTTCTCTCAACCCTCTCATCTCACACGAACCACGCAAAAGGAACTACTCTGTGAAAACTGTGGCCTCAACATTGAGCAGGACCACAATGCAGAGGAAATCAACTCAGATGCAAGGGGCAGTTTTGATTTTTGGGCATGGGATTTtattctgcactttttttttttccgtttttACTTGGGTGCCGAACGGCGTGGGGCGCTGCCCTCTCTCTAGGtcagtttaattttattatttttctctatttttccatttttgggACGGCACAGAAGCactctctcatttttattttttttgttgtgtgGGTTTCCAGGGATTGATTAATTCAGCACTTTTATTTTGctgcttattatttttttacttagtgggTTGACTCGGCGcgaggctctctctctctctgggtttttatttatttttttgtttcttttcagttttcttgTTCGTTCTTAGTGGGGTATCAGATATTGGTTCCTgcggttatttttatttttctagctTTACGTTTTCGTTTTCCAAACGTTACAGTGAATTGCGATTCGGCACTTTGGTTGGAAGTTTTCGTTTCAGTACTAAGCAAtagaaaataccaaaaaaaaaaaaaaggtaaaacaaagaaagaaacgaGAAAATGTGTAACAATAACCCAGATCAaatgtttaaagaaaaactcaGTTAAAACCATTGTCTTACCCACAAATGCAGATGAAAGAACAAGCTAAAAGTTAGTTAAAGCTCCTCGACAACGTCTCTATTTTCgattttaattttcttcacaGTTTTCTTCACTACTCTTCAAAATCAACCGTTCTCTTACTCACGGGGAAAGATTAAAGCACAGAAAAACCAACCTCAAGCTCGTCAGCTATGGGAGGTTTTGTTTTCGGCTCTGCGAGGTTAAAATCACGTCAAATACTACTCTCGCTTTCAACCATGCTTCTTTCcgcctttttcattttttttaataattttttattaccgGCTGAAGTAGCAGTTGCCACGTCAGTCACGGGAACGCGGCAGGGGTATGCAGCAGTtctgatgttttaaatagaaatAGGCTTTTATGCGTCTACTCGATTCTCAAACCCAGCTTTGCCCAAAAGTGACGTTGGCCTTAAACAATAAATAGGCTTTTATTTGTCTATTCGTTTCTAAAACCCAAGGCTATATGGACTTAAATCCACtgtgatatatatttaaaatacaaGTGCACATAATTCATTTCCATTGGATCGACTTGGTTATTATTTTCCTCTAATCCAGACAATGCAATATCATTTTAACGAGAAAGCCAGGGACATAATATTTAcatcattaatatataatttatctacctgataattaatatatttacaatACAGATCAAAAACTTATTGGGCAGTTGAGAAGACTACACGACTTCTCTCTTCTTAAAAATTAATCTATCtcttatcaatatatgaatagcTATCTCTCCAGTACTTATTTAAGTTCAATCttgatggaaaaataaaacagaacacCTAACAATGATCTTCATAGGCCAATAAGtggatgaaaatatatataaatcctactTTGTTGTTCTTACAAATATTGTATTAGCTGGTGGTAGAAAGTCACTATGAAAAGCTCTCAAAAGAAAgtataaattttctaaaattttctgTTTTTATTGTTCATAGAACAATAGATATTGTATTGACTTTTGGCAGAAATTATGAAaagctctaaaaaaaaaaaaaaatgtgttgagggattgtttggatttgaaaaacatcttatcttatctcatttcattattataatatttttaaatctatatataaaatataataaacaattcaatttttttaaatctcaatttaacttttttaaatcttaaaataatgataataatattaaaaaataatattttaagaatattttatttaactttcatctttcatttaaaaccatatcatattatctcatcttGAATCCAAACTTAATTTTGTGATCCACATTTTCAATCTTGAACttt
This genomic interval from Carya illinoinensis cultivar Pawnee chromosome 10, C.illinoinensisPawnee_v1, whole genome shotgun sequence contains the following:
- the LOC122279210 gene encoding splicing factor U2af large subunit A-like isoform X2; amino-acid sequence: MFNGEPMHQLAGCCSPSTGNSCHLVDHKYFHIISNEGFHFLLCCLMVYLVQPPVVSQSMPGMIHNMLPFGTQLGALPLMPAQAMTQQATRHARRVYVGGLPPLANEQTIATFFSQIMAAIGGNSAGQGDAVVNVYINHEKKFAFVEMRTVEEASNAMALDGIIFEGVAVRVRRPTDYNPALAAALGPSQPSPHLNLAAAGLTPGVIGGAEGPDRIFVGGLPYYFTEVQIRELLQTFGPLRGFDLVKDKDTGNSKGYGFCVYQDPAVTDIACAALSGLKMGDKILTVRRATASAGQSKTEQEMILAQAQQHIAMQKMALLTGDVNLPGVGMAPITNAETLTKVLCLTEAVTVDQLNDDQEYEEISEDMRDECSKFGTLVDITIPRPSQNGEQIPGVGKVFLEYSDIAGCATARNALNGRKFGGNVVNAFYYPEDKYHIRDYGA
- the LOC122279210 gene encoding splicing factor U2af large subunit B-like isoform X1, with translation MSDYASPENEGSEPGGLDARDSYQKHNSRGSDHERSRIRDKNQYREKDEDRHHRNYKDRSSKDDNRGGKYDDYDRHQSGHYNRNHYSDRERERRHRRRSRSRSRDGSRNESRSHSRSRSHSESKRTSGFDMAPPAASVLPGAAVPVQPPVVSQSMPGMIHNMLPFGTQLGALPLMPAQAMTQQATRHARRVYVGGLPPLANEQTIATFFSQIMAAIGGNSAGQGDAVVNVYINHEKKFAFVEMRTVEEASNAMALDGIIFEGVAVRVRRPTDYNPALAAALGPSQPSPHLNLAAAGLTPGVIGGAEGPDRIFVGGLPYYFTEVQIRELLQTFGPLRGFDLVKDKDTGNSKGYGFCVYQDPAVTDIACAALSGLKMGDKILTVRRATASAGQSKTEQEMILAQAQQHIAMQKMALLTGDVNLPGVGMAPITNAETLTKVLCLTEAVTVDQLNDDQEYEEISEDMRDECSKFGTLVDITIPRPSQNGEQIPGVGKVFLEYSDIAGCATARNALNGRKFGGNVVNAFYYPEDKYHIRDYGA